One genomic region from Bacillus sp. SLBN-46 encodes:
- the arcC gene encoding carbamate kinase produces MTKQKVVIALGGNAIQSGDATAEAQQLALEKTARQLVHFIENGIDIIISHGNGPQVGNILLQQKAADSMKNPAMPLDTCGAMSQGMIGYWMQNAMDKVLKERGIDKNVVTVVTRVAVDKQDPAFLNPTKPIGPFYREDEAKEIMELTNTCFKEDAGRGWRRVVPSPMPVSILEHRVINSLVEEGNIVISVGGGGIPVLETEHGLIGIEAVIDKDFASQKLAELVEADALIILTAVDNVYIDFNKPTQRKLEDVSIAELKAFIEKGHFAPGSMLPKVEAAINFAATSPERKTIITSLDQAFHALEGKAGTVVSLLGAEVLA; encoded by the coding sequence ATGACAAAGCAAAAAGTGGTGATTGCGCTAGGCGGGAATGCCATTCAATCAGGGGACGCAACCGCAGAAGCGCAGCAATTAGCATTAGAAAAAACCGCACGACAGCTGGTTCATTTTATTGAAAATGGAATTGATATTATTATTTCCCACGGCAACGGTCCACAGGTTGGTAATATTCTCCTTCAGCAAAAAGCTGCTGATTCGATGAAAAATCCGGCGATGCCGCTCGATACATGTGGTGCAATGAGCCAAGGGATGATTGGCTACTGGATGCAGAATGCGATGGATAAAGTGTTGAAGGAGCGCGGAATTGATAAAAATGTCGTCACTGTTGTAACAAGGGTAGCCGTGGATAAACAGGATCCTGCGTTTCTCAATCCGACGAAGCCGATCGGACCTTTCTATAGGGAAGATGAAGCGAAGGAAATCATGGAGTTAACGAATACCTGTTTTAAAGAAGATGCAGGACGTGGCTGGAGACGGGTGGTTCCTTCACCGATGCCCGTGAGTATTTTAGAGCATCGGGTCATTAATTCACTTGTTGAAGAGGGCAACATTGTGATATCGGTTGGCGGCGGCGGTATTCCTGTTTTAGAAACAGAACACGGGTTAATCGGAATTGAAGCGGTAATCGACAAAGATTTTGCTTCGCAAAAATTGGCTGAGCTGGTAGAGGCCGATGCGTTAATCATTTTAACTGCGGTTGACAATGTGTACATTGATTTTAACAAACCAACCCAGCGGAAATTAGAGGACGTGAGTATTGCTGAATTAAAGGCTTTTATAGAAAAAGGTCATTTTGCTCCTGGGAGCATGCTGCCAAAGGTAGAGGCTGCAATTAATTTTGCGGCAACAAGTCCTGAGCGCAAAACGATTATCACTTCATTGGATCAGGCGTTTCATGCTTTGGAAGGCAAGGCCGGAACTGTAGTGAGTTTGCTTGGTGCGGAAGTGTTGGCATAA